One stretch of Eretmochelys imbricata isolate rEreImb1 chromosome 1, rEreImb1.hap1, whole genome shotgun sequence DNA includes these proteins:
- the RPL21 gene encoding large ribosomal subunit protein eL21, with product MTNTKGKRRGTRYMFSRPFRKHGVVPLATYMRIYKKGDIVDIKGMGTVQQGMPHKCYHGKTGRVFNITQHAVGIIVNKQVKGKILAKRINVRIEHIKHSKSRDSFLQRVTENERKKKEAKEKGTWFELKRQPAPPREAHFVRTNGKEPELLEPIPYEFMA from the exons ATGACAAACAcaaaggggaaaaggagagggacaCGTTATATGTTCTCGAGGCCATTTCGCAAACATG GAGTTGTCCCTCTGGCCACCTATATGCGAATCTACAAGAAGGGTGATATTGTGGACATCAAG GGCATGGGTACTGTTCAACAAGGTATGCCCCACAAGTGTTACCATGGCAAGACTGGAAGGGTATTTAACATTACTCAGCATGCTGTTGGCATTATTGTAAACAAACAGGTTAA GGGCAAGATTCTCGCCAAGAGAATTAATGTGCGTATTGAGCATATTAAGCATTCTAAGAGCAGAGACAGCTTCCTGCAGCGTGTGACAGaaaatgaaaggaagaaaaaagaagcGAAGGAAAAAGGCACTTGGTTTGAACTGAAACGCCAG CCTGCTCCACCCAGGGAAGCACACTTTGTGAGAACCAATGGCAAAGAGCCAGAGCTGCTGGAGCCAATTCCCTATGAATTCATGGCATag
- the RASL11A gene encoding ras-like protein family member 11A — translation MRPPTMSTNFLLAPILECPSDFFQRRDIKLAVLGAGSVGKSAMIVRFLTKRFIGDYEPNTGNLYSRLVHVEGDQVSIQIQDTPGCIQVQEGFVQVLDSLSRCVKWAEGFLLVYSITDYSSYQSIRPLYQHIRKVHPDSKIPILIVGNKGDLLHARQVQTNEGMQLANELGSVFLEISTSENYHGVCDVFQYLCREVSKLHHSSCGDKRRSSIIPRPKSPNMQDLKRRFKQALTSKVK, via the exons ATGCGCCCGCCGACCATGTCCACTAACTTCCTGCTCGCGCCCATCCTGGAGTGCCCCTCGGACTTCTTCCAGCGCCGGGACATCAAACTGGCGGTGCTGGGGGCCGGCAGCGTGGGCAAAAGCG CTATGATTGTTCGATTCCTAACGAAGAGGTTTATTGGAGACTATGAACCCAATAcag GAAACTTATATTCAAGACTTGTTCATGTAGAGGGAGATCAAGTTTCCATACAGATCCAAGACACACCAGGATGTATTCAG GTGCAAGAAGGCTTTGTACAGGTGTTGGACTCTCTTTCCAGATGTGTGAAGTGGGCAGAGGGCTTTCTCTTGGTCTATTCTATCACAGACTACAGTAGCTATCAGTCTATTCGTCCTCTCTATCAGCACATACGCAAAGTCCATCCAGACTCTAAAATTCCCATCCTTATTGTGGGAAACAAAGGGGATCTCCTCCATGCGAGGCAGGTACAGACCAATGAGGGGATGCAGCTGGCTAATGAACTGGGCAGTGTGTTTTTAGAAATCTCCACTAGTGAAAACTACCACGGGGTCTGTGATGTTTTTCAGTATCTTTGCAGGGAAGTTAGCAAACTACACCACAGCAGCTGTGGAGACAAAAGGAGATCATCCATCATCCCTCGACCCAAGTCTCCTAACATGCAAGATCTAAAGAGACGTTTCAAACAGGCACTAACTTCCAAAGTCAAGTAA